In a genomic window of Halalkalicoccus sp. CG83:
- a CDS encoding aldehyde dehydrogenase family protein has translation MSQQLTSTAQHYIGGEWTDGDGDRTFESVNPATGETLGEFHQGTDADVDTALAAADDAQEEWRSLSYIDRAEYLWEIYHELRDRHDELGEIVTQECGKEISEGKADVAEAWHMVEWAAGNARHPHGDVVPSEIPAKDAYMRRKPRGIVGCITPWNFPVAIPFWHMAIALVEGNTVVWKPAEQTPWCGQIIAEMFDDSGIPEGVFNMIQGFGDAGNAIVEDSRVDTVLFTGSAEVGHKIAGKVGGEPGKLAACEMGGKNGILITEEADLDVAVHSAVMSSFKTTGQRCVSSERLIVHADVYDEFKERFVELAEEVAVGDPLEEETFMGPLIEAEHREKVRKYNDLAREEDVNVLVDRTELAEGEIPEGSEEGFWVGPFVYEADPHEPLRCTHEEVFGPHVALMQYEGDVEEGIAIHNDTDYGLAGAIISEDYRQINAFRDRAEIGLAYANLPCIGAEVHLPFGGVKKSGNGYPSAREAIEAVTERTAFTLNNSKEIEMAQGLSADITTSQD, from the coding sequence ATGAGCCAACAGCTAACGAGCACCGCACAGCACTACATCGGGGGCGAGTGGACCGACGGCGACGGCGACCGCACCTTCGAGAGCGTCAATCCCGCCACCGGTGAGACCCTCGGCGAGTTCCACCAGGGTACCGACGCCGACGTCGATACCGCGCTTGCGGCCGCCGACGACGCCCAGGAGGAGTGGCGCAGCCTCTCCTACATCGATCGTGCCGAGTACCTCTGGGAGATCTACCACGAACTCCGCGACCGCCACGACGAACTCGGCGAGATCGTCACCCAGGAGTGCGGCAAGGAGATCAGCGAGGGGAAGGCCGACGTCGCCGAGGCCTGGCACATGGTCGAGTGGGCCGCCGGCAACGCCCGCCACCCCCACGGCGACGTCGTCCCCAGCGAGATCCCCGCCAAGGACGCCTACATGCGCCGCAAACCTCGCGGCATCGTCGGCTGTATCACGCCCTGGAACTTCCCCGTCGCCATCCCCTTCTGGCACATGGCCATCGCCCTCGTCGAGGGCAATACGGTGGTGTGGAAACCCGCCGAGCAGACGCCGTGGTGCGGCCAGATCATCGCCGAGATGTTCGACGACAGCGGCATTCCCGAAGGCGTGTTCAACATGATCCAGGGCTTCGGCGACGCCGGGAACGCCATCGTCGAGGACTCTAGAGTGGACACCGTTCTGTTCACCGGCAGCGCCGAGGTCGGCCACAAGATCGCGGGGAAGGTCGGCGGCGAGCCCGGGAAGCTGGCGGCCTGCGAGATGGGCGGCAAGAACGGGATCCTGATCACCGAAGAGGCCGATCTCGACGTCGCCGTCCACTCGGCGGTCATGTCCTCCTTCAAGACGACGGGCCAGCGCTGCGTCTCGAGCGAGCGGCTGATCGTACACGCGGACGTCTACGACGAGTTCAAGGAACGCTTCGTCGAGCTCGCAGAAGAGGTCGCCGTCGGCGACCCGTTGGAAGAGGAGACGTTCATGGGGCCGCTCATCGAGGCCGAGCACCGCGAGAAGGTCCGGAAGTACAACGATCTCGCGCGCGAGGAGGACGTGAACGTCTTGGTCGACCGAACGGAGCTCGCGGAGGGCGAGATCCCGGAGGGAAGCGAGGAGGGGTTCTGGGTCGGGCCGTTCGTCTACGAGGCCGACCCCCACGAACCGCTTCGGTGCACCCACGAGGAGGTGTTCGGCCCCCACGTCGCACTCATGCAGTACGAGGGCGACGTCGAGGAGGGGATCGCGATCCACAACGACACCGATTACGGGCTGGCGGGGGCGATCATCTCGGAGGACTACCGCCAGATCAACGCGTTCCGCGATCGGGCGGAGATCGGGCTGGCGTACGCGAACCTACCGTGTATCGGCGCGGAGGTCCACCTGCCGTTCGGCGGGGTGAAGAAGTCGGGTAACGGGTATCCCTCCGCCCGAGAAGCGATCGAGGCGGTGACCGAGCGGACGGCGTTCACGCTGAACAACTCGAAGGAGATCGAGATGGCCCAGGGGCTCTCGGCCGACATCACCACCAGCCAGGACTGA
- a CDS encoding BBE domain-containing protein, with protein MVEKPARLLFGGNYDRLVDVKTKYDPKTSPL; from the coding sequence ATGGTCGAGAAGCCGGCACGACTCCTGTTCGGCGGGAACTACGACCGGCTGGTCGACGTGAAGACGAAATACGACCCGAAAACCAGTCCTCTCTGA
- a CDS encoding carbon-nitrogen family hydrolase has product MRLALAQLGVEGGETERNLERALEAIDEAADRGADLVALPEVFTVGYFAFDRYAESAEGLSGPTLSRIADAAADRGINVLAGTVVEDLAETATMTDLPTPADEGLANTAVLFDRSGERRAVYRKHHLFGYESAEAELLVPGENLDGAVAELEGFTVATTTCYDLRFPELYREFAERGVTLVLVPSAWPYPRVEHWTTLSRARAIENQQYVATINGSGEFSDATLLGRSTVFDPWGTTLASTGDEPALVFAELDPGRVERVREEFPALRDRRR; this is encoded by the coding sequence ATGAGGCTCGCGCTGGCCCAACTCGGCGTCGAGGGCGGCGAGACCGAGCGGAACCTCGAGCGCGCGCTCGAGGCGATCGACGAGGCCGCCGATCGTGGCGCGGACCTCGTGGCGCTGCCGGAGGTCTTCACGGTCGGCTATTTCGCGTTCGATCGGTACGCCGAATCGGCCGAGGGGCTCTCGGGGCCGACGCTCTCGCGGATCGCCGACGCGGCCGCCGACCGCGGAATCAACGTGCTGGCGGGTACCGTCGTCGAGGACCTGGCGGAGACGGCCACGATGACCGACCTTCCGACGCCCGCCGACGAGGGGCTGGCGAACACCGCGGTCCTGTTCGATCGCTCGGGCGAGCGCCGTGCGGTCTATCGCAAGCACCACCTCTTCGGCTACGAGTCCGCGGAGGCGGAACTGCTGGTCCCCGGCGAGAACCTCGACGGTGCGGTCGCCGAACTCGAGGGGTTCACCGTCGCCACGACGACGTGTTACGACCTGCGGTTTCCCGAACTCTACCGGGAGTTCGCCGAGCGAGGCGTCACCCTCGTGCTCGTGCCGAGCGCATGGCCCTACCCGCGGGTCGAGCACTGGACGACGCTCTCGCGGGCTCGCGCGATCGAGAACCAGCAGTACGTCGCGACGATCAACGGCAGCGGCGAGTTCTCCGATGCGACGCTGCTGGGTCGATCGACCGTCTTCGATCCCTGGGGGACGACGCTCGCGAGCACCGGCGACGAGCCCGCTCTGGTGTTCGCGGAGCTCGATCCCGGTCGCGTCGAGCGCGTTCGCGAGGAGTTCCCCGCCCTGCGCGATCGACGACGCTGA
- a CDS encoding CoxG family protein: protein MTVRVERRFELPAPCEEVWAFISDPEQRARAISVVEDYEVTDPEGRSATWHVALPIPVVRQTARVETEDVERDPPRFVKFVGRSKLMRVTGEHSLEETEDGCMLVNEFVVDGKLPGVERFFKKNLDDELKNLERALREHLDE from the coding sequence ATGACCGTCCGGGTAGAACGACGTTTCGAACTGCCGGCACCGTGTGAGGAGGTCTGGGCGTTCATCTCGGACCCGGAACAGCGCGCACGCGCGATAAGCGTCGTCGAGGACTACGAGGTCACCGATCCCGAGGGGCGATCGGCGACGTGGCACGTCGCCCTCCCGATACCGGTCGTGAGACAGACCGCCCGCGTCGAGACCGAGGACGTCGAGCGCGATCCGCCCCGGTTCGTGAAGTTCGTCGGTCGCTCGAAGCTGATGCGCGTCACCGGCGAGCACAGTCTCGAGGAGACGGAAGACGGCTGTATGCTCGTAAACGAGTTCGTCGTCGACGGTAAGCTGCCGGGCGTCGAGCGCTTCTTCAAGAAGAACCTGGACGACGAGCTGAAGAACCTCGAACGCGCGCTCAGGGAGCACCTCGACGAATGA
- a CDS encoding DUF7123 family protein, which produces MSDITDEDRRILDYLSDSVSAGEQYFRSKNIAAALGLSSKQVGARLPHLDEKSDEVEIEKWGRSRSTTWKVTLS; this is translated from the coding sequence ATGAGCGACATCACGGACGAGGACCGTCGCATCCTCGATTATCTCTCCGACAGCGTCTCGGCCGGCGAGCAGTACTTCCGGTCGAAGAACATCGCCGCGGCGCTCGGCCTCTCCTCCAAACAGGTCGGCGCGCGGCTTCCCCACCTCGACGAGAAGTCCGACGAGGTCGAGATCGAGAAGTGGGGACGCTCGCGCTCGACGACCTGGAAGGTCACGCTGAGCTGA
- a CDS encoding DUF7525 family protein, which translates to MERTAAVSDRGMGLGLLFGLVAVGGALVALVLPGGLASAWGFAAAMVAGMLSVLAIHLYL; encoded by the coding sequence ATGGAACGGACGGCCGCGGTCTCGGACAGGGGTATGGGTCTCGGGCTGCTCTTCGGCCTCGTCGCCGTCGGTGGAGCGCTAGTCGCACTCGTCCTCCCCGGCGGGCTCGCGAGTGCGTGGGGGTTCGCGGCCGCGATGGTCGCGGGGATGCTCTCGGTGCTCGCGATCCACCTCTACCTGTGA
- a CDS encoding phosphate uptake regulator PhoU — MDTRKVQRLGPSTLAMTLPAEWAKEHGVEKGDEVTLRRGSKGALTVMPESADREESEAIIHADELDATAVERAIVAQYVLGRRIIHVNQEEGALSSDHINAVYRAETQLMGLGVIEETPESIAIRCSVDPEDFTLDNLLIRLENTGSTMRGEAVKALAMGNPDLAQRALNRERQANKIFVLLLRLIFTAYQNPTLARAVGLDDGFALIGYRSIAKNLELTADNAEDIAEIVLESENHSLNVDSATVRRIREFTDRVNEITALAVEAAVERDYDRTIQVRELFKEISDRESEILDDLPEMSNEDLLQVREVLVSLQQTAQYAMRNAEIAANLALNEESEHVSIR, encoded by the coding sequence ATGGATACGAGAAAGGTCCAGCGGCTGGGGCCGTCGACGCTGGCGATGACGCTGCCGGCCGAGTGGGCGAAGGAACACGGCGTCGAGAAGGGCGACGAGGTGACGCTTCGCCGGGGAAGCAAGGGCGCGCTGACCGTGATGCCCGAGTCGGCCGACCGCGAGGAGAGCGAGGCGATCATCCACGCCGACGAGCTAGACGCCACCGCCGTCGAGCGGGCGATCGTCGCACAGTACGTGCTGGGCCGGCGGATCATCCACGTGAACCAGGAGGAGGGCGCGCTCTCCTCGGACCACATCAACGCGGTCTACCGCGCGGAGACGCAGCTGATGGGGCTGGGCGTCATCGAGGAGACGCCCGAGAGCATCGCGATCCGCTGTTCGGTCGATCCGGAGGACTTCACGCTAGACAACCTACTCATCCGCCTCGAGAACACCGGCAGCACGATGCGCGGCGAGGCGGTCAAGGCGCTCGCGATGGGCAATCCCGACCTCGCACAGCGAGCGCTGAACCGCGAACGCCAGGCCAACAAGATCTTCGTGCTCCTGTTGCGCCTGATCTTCACCGCCTACCAGAACCCCACGCTCGCGCGGGCGGTGGGCCTCGACGACGGTTTCGCGCTGATCGGCTATCGATCGATCGCGAAGAACCTCGAGCTCACCGCGGACAACGCCGAGGACATCGCGGAGATCGTCCTCGAGTCGGAGAACCACTCGCTCAACGTCGACAGCGCGACCGTCCGGCGCATCCGGGAGTTCACCGACCGCGTCAACGAGATCACCGCGCTCGCGGTCGAGGCCGCCGTCGAGCGCGACTACGACCGGACCATTCAGGTGCGCGAACTGTTCAAGGAGATCTCGGACCGGGAGAGCGAGATCCTCGACGACCTCCCGGAGATGTCGAACGAGGACCTGCTCCAGGTCCGCGAGGTGCTCGTCAGCCTCCAGCAGACCGCCCAGTACGCCATGCGAAACGCGGAGATCGCCGCGAACCTCGCGCTCAACGAGGAGTCAGAGCATGTCTCCATTCGCTGA
- a CDS encoding ATP-NAD kinase family protein, which translates to MRRIGFVCNPIAGMGGRVGLKGTDGKVEEARERGAEPRAPERATEALSALRERTTDVELLACADPMGASEARAAGFSPEVVYEPSGEETSAADTRAAAREFLERGVELVLFVGGDGTATDVAETIDERDGGTPMLGVPAGVKVYSSVFGVTPADAGRIAASFETTEPREVSDIDEDAYREGEVHTTLRAVVDVPVAEALQSSKQLGGGSVEGLAAAFAEEVEPGTTYVLAPGSTVGAIEEALGVSGSPLGVDVWRAVPESEAADSRAGREAERGELLVRDGGEREILEALGDRNVIVVSPIGGQGFVFGRGNQQLSPDVIRRCEVEIVASRSKLDTIGVLRVDTGDPDLDEELRGWTRVRVGRVERRMMQVV; encoded by the coding sequence ATGCGACGCATCGGCTTCGTCTGCAATCCGATCGCGGGAATGGGGGGTCGGGTCGGCCTGAAGGGAACCGACGGGAAGGTCGAGGAGGCCCGCGAGCGGGGAGCCGAGCCGCGCGCGCCCGAACGGGCGACCGAGGCGCTCTCGGCGCTCCGCGAGCGTACGACCGACGTCGAGCTGCTCGCTTGCGCCGACCCGATGGGCGCGAGCGAGGCCCGCGCGGCGGGCTTCTCGCCGGAGGTCGTCTACGAACCCAGCGGCGAGGAGACGAGCGCGGCCGACACCCGCGCGGCAGCCCGGGAGTTCCTCGAACGAGGGGTGGAGCTCGTGCTGTTCGTCGGCGGCGACGGTACCGCGACCGACGTCGCGGAGACGATCGACGAGCGCGACGGGGGGACGCCGATGCTCGGGGTGCCTGCGGGCGTGAAGGTCTACTCTTCGGTCTTCGGCGTCACGCCCGCCGACGCGGGTCGGATCGCCGCTTCCTTCGAGACGACCGAGCCCCGCGAGGTCAGCGACATCGACGAGGACGCCTACCGCGAGGGCGAGGTCCACACCACGCTCCGGGCGGTCGTCGACGTGCCGGTCGCCGAGGCGCTCCAGTCGTCGAAACAGCTCGGCGGCGGCTCGGTCGAGGGACTCGCGGCGGCGTTCGCCGAGGAGGTCGAGCCCGGAACGACGTACGTCCTCGCGCCGGGCAGCACCGTCGGCGCGATCGAGGAGGCGCTTGGCGTCTCGGGTTCGCCGCTCGGCGTCGACGTGTGGCGGGCCGTTCCCGAATCCGAAGCGGCGGATTCCCGAGCAGGTCGGGAGGCCGAGCGTGGCGAACTGCTGGTCCGCGACGGGGGCGAACGTGAGATCCTTGAGGCGCTCGGCGATCGGAACGTGATCGTCGTCTCGCCGATCGGCGGGCAGGGGTTCGTCTTCGGGCGGGGCAACCAGCAGCTCTCGCCGGACGTGATCCGCCGGTGTGAGGTGGAGATCGTCGCCTCGCGCTCGAAGCTCGACACGATCGGCGTCCTCCGGGTCGACACCGGCGATCCCGACCTCGACGAGGAGCTTCGAGGCTGGACCCGAGTGCGGGTCGGTCGGGTCGAGCGCCGGATGATGCAGGTGGTCTGA
- a CDS encoding competence/damage-inducible protein A — MHVAVVTVGDEILAGDTTNTNAAWLGERLSERGVSVERVTVVPDRVADIARVVNEYRAAYDAVIVTGGLGPTHDDLTMEGVAAAVGREVETHPEALEWLLEEGGYEHDDLATGTADLPRGARPLHNEVGVAPGAVIEGIYVLPGVPAEMRAMFESVAEEFEGEPRHVRTLHTPEPESALVSHLVEVQEHFSVTVGSYPGDDVRLKLTGTDESEVEAAADWLRERVPTE, encoded by the coding sequence ATGCACGTCGCGGTCGTCACCGTCGGCGACGAGATCCTGGCGGGCGATACCACGAACACCAACGCCGCGTGGCTCGGCGAACGGCTCTCGGAGCGCGGCGTGAGCGTCGAGCGCGTCACCGTCGTTCCCGACCGGGTGGCCGACATCGCCCGCGTCGTCAACGAGTACCGCGCGGCGTACGACGCCGTCATCGTCACCGGCGGCCTCGGGCCGACGCATGACGACCTGACGATGGAGGGGGTCGCCGCGGCGGTCGGACGCGAGGTCGAGACCCACCCCGAGGCGCTCGAGTGGCTCCTCGAGGAGGGCGGCTACGAGCACGACGACCTGGCGACGGGCACCGCTGACCTCCCGCGGGGCGCGCGCCCGCTCCACAACGAGGTAGGGGTCGCCCCCGGCGCCGTGATCGAGGGGATCTACGTCCTGCCCGGCGTCCCCGCCGAGATGAGGGCGATGTTCGAGTCCGTCGCCGAGGAGTTCGAGGGCGAGCCTCGCCACGTCCGCACCCTCCACACCCCCGAGCCGGAGAGCGCGCTCGTCTCACACCTCGTCGAGGTCCAGGAGCACTTCTCGGTGACGGTGGGTAGCTACCCCGGCGACGACGTCCGGCTCAAGCTCACGGGAACGGACGAGTCGGAGGTGGAGGCGGCCGCGGACTGGCTTCGAGAACGGGTGCCGACCGAGTGA
- a CDS encoding DUF5803 family protein — MNRRLLAAFSLLVLVALAGCAGFGSVTDDEGLEEDAEYDWDTDADATIDVGDDEYQAVYTIEGRSTVRLYESTRYGNDRPIDVRAVQFRYPDGTVVGMEEIEVEETRSEVYVRLPAEEGQLAFTSDSRSRNFQTDTFVDGSYEVILPPGYRVDNFVLATIRPGGHETTLNEETDRVHIRWDEMDADSITVRYYLGRDVYLFGGLVVVASIGAIIGLGYVYRQIQELKRRREEMGLDVDVEDDRDGPPPGMR; from the coding sequence ATGAACCGCCGCCTGCTCGCCGCCTTCTCGCTGTTGGTCCTCGTCGCCCTCGCGGGCTGTGCGGGGTTCGGCTCCGTGACCGACGACGAGGGCCTCGAGGAGGACGCGGAGTACGACTGGGACACCGACGCCGACGCGACCATCGACGTCGGGGACGACGAGTACCAAGCGGTCTACACGATCGAGGGTCGCTCGACGGTGCGACTCTACGAGTCGACGCGTTACGGCAACGACCGGCCGATCGACGTTCGGGCGGTACAGTTCCGCTATCCCGACGGCACCGTCGTCGGTATGGAGGAGATCGAGGTCGAGGAGACCCGCTCTGAGGTGTACGTCCGCCTGCCCGCGGAGGAGGGACAGCTCGCGTTCACCTCGGATTCACGCTCGCGTAACTTCCAGACCGACACGTTCGTCGATGGCTCCTACGAGGTGATCCTTCCGCCGGGCTATCGCGTCGACAACTTCGTGCTCGCGACGATCCGTCCCGGCGGCCACGAGACGACGCTCAACGAGGAGACCGATCGGGTCCACATCCGCTGGGACGAGATGGACGCCGACTCGATCACCGTCCGGTACTACCTCGGGCGCGACGTCTACCTCTTCGGCGGGCTTGTGGTGGTGGCCTCGATCGGCGCGATCATCGGACTCGGCTACGTCTACCGGCAGATCCAGGAGCTCAAACGCCGACGCGAGGAGATGGGACTCGACGTCGACGTCGAGGACGACCGCGACGGTCCCCCGCCCGGCATGCGCTGA
- a CDS encoding DUF2110 family protein yields MVVLATKLTVHAGARERALDGLRSLVENAIGDLEADYEIGVRHDDFPTVTIEGEDAVAARNALREEFGEITEEFEPGETYVGTLESWDDEGFVLDAGRPIRVPTSELGLGQGRPAQLVERFGLVQHLPMEFVYGGERTHGDGSRSSSGSGSDGDDEEPPRLSDAERDRLFEWTRGPGRVNVNSATRGQVRATVNRAGHAKDIVTVERLGLLEQSVVCREGTDPPGLLAAIGPHLSSELRCVIPQ; encoded by the coding sequence ATGGTCGTCCTTGCAACCAAGCTGACGGTTCACGCCGGCGCGCGCGAACGCGCCCTCGACGGCCTCCGCTCGCTCGTCGAGAACGCGATCGGCGACCTCGAGGCCGACTACGAGATCGGCGTCCGTCACGACGACTTCCCGACCGTAACCATCGAGGGCGAGGACGCGGTCGCCGCACGGAACGCCCTCCGCGAGGAGTTCGGCGAGATCACCGAGGAGTTCGAGCCCGGCGAGACCTACGTCGGCACCCTCGAATCGTGGGACGACGAGGGGTTCGTCCTCGACGCTGGCCGTCCGATCCGCGTACCGACGAGCGAACTCGGCCTCGGACAGGGCCGGCCCGCCCAGCTGGTCGAGCGGTTCGGGCTGGTCCAGCACCTGCCGATGGAGTTCGTCTACGGCGGTGAGCGAACCCACGGTGACGGTTCGCGATCCTCGTCGGGTTCCGGATCCGACGGCGACGACGAGGAGCCCCCGCGGCTCTCGGACGCGGAACGCGACCGGCTCTTCGAGTGGACGCGCGGACCCGGACGTGTCAACGTCAACAGCGCCACCCGTGGACAGGTTCGCGCGACCGTCAACCGCGCGGGCCACGCGAAGGACATCGTCACGGTCGAGCGGCTCGGTCTGCTCGAGCAGAGCGTCGTCTGTCGCGAGGGGACGGACCCGCCGGGACTGCTCGCGGCGATCGGTCCGCACCTCTCCTCGGAGCTGCGCTGTGTCATTCCCCAATGA
- a CDS encoding transcription factor, with protein MAFEDLLEDPVIQKYLHELVGPKGMPVAAAPPDGEVTDEELAEELDLELNDVRRALFILYENDLASYRRLRDEDSGWLTYLWTFEYETIPENLAEEMERLLDALEEREEYERNHEFYLCEICSIRFEFGEAMDFGFECPECGSPLESMDNDMLVDAMERRIAELQSELNVEA; from the coding sequence ATGGCTTTTGAGGATCTACTCGAGGACCCCGTCATCCAGAAGTACCTCCACGAGCTCGTGGGTCCGAAGGGGATGCCGGTCGCGGCCGCCCCGCCGGACGGCGAGGTCACCGACGAGGAGCTGGCCGAGGAGCTCGACTTGGAGCTCAACGACGTCCGCCGAGCGCTGTTCATCCTGTACGAGAACGACCTCGCCTCCTACCGTCGGCTGCGTGACGAGGACTCGGGCTGGCTGACCTATCTCTGGACGTTCGAGTACGAGACGATTCCCGAGAACCTCGCCGAGGAGATGGAGCGGCTGCTCGACGCGCTCGAGGAGCGCGAGGAGTACGAGCGGAACCACGAGTTCTACCTCTGTGAGATCTGCTCGATCCGTTTCGAGTTCGGCGAGGCGATGGACTTCGGCTTCGAGTGTCCCGAGTGCGGATCGCCGCTGGAATCGATGGACAACGACATGCTCGTCGATGCGATGGAACGTCGGATCGCGGAGCTCCAATCGGAGCTCAACGTCGAGGCGTAA
- a CDS encoding tRNA (cytidine(56)-2'-O)-methyltransferase, which translates to MQDTPEVCVLRFGHRPGRDDRMTTHVGLTARALGADRVVFPDNATQSCETVEDITTRFGGPFDVELSGSQKAFVRDWEGSVVHLTMYGERIQDVEGEIRERHREGSLLVVVGGEKVPFELYERADWNVGVTNQPHSEVAGLAVFLDRLFEGRELDRDWVDAERRVIPRETGKRVEEG; encoded by the coding sequence ATGCAGGACACACCCGAGGTCTGCGTCCTCCGGTTCGGTCACCGCCCCGGCCGGGACGACCGGATGACCACCCACGTCGGGCTCACGGCACGGGCGCTCGGTGCCGACCGCGTGGTGTTCCCCGACAACGCCACCCAGTCGTGCGAGACCGTCGAGGACATCACTACTCGCTTCGGCGGTCCCTTCGACGTCGAGCTATCGGGCTCGCAGAAGGCGTTTGTCCGCGACTGGGAGGGAAGCGTCGTCCACCTGACGATGTACGGCGAGCGGATCCAGGACGTCGAAGGCGAGATCCGCGAACGCCACCGCGAGGGCTCACTGCTGGTCGTCGTCGGCGGCGAGAAGGTCCCCTTCGAGCTCTACGAACGCGCCGACTGGAACGTCGGCGTCACCAACCAGCCCCACTCCGAGGTGGCGGGACTCGCGGTGTTCCTCGACCGGCTGTTCGAGGGACGCGAACTGGATCGCGACTGGGTCGACGCCGAGCGCCGCGTGATTCCGCGCGAGACCGGCAAGCGCGTCGAGGAGGGGTAG
- a CDS encoding universal stress protein, with protein MYERILVPTDGSRVAEAAVDHAVDIAEKYGAEVHALFIADTDAIAYGLGTEQVDRIRQGNFQGMTELREDAEAATGYVKEQAEAVGLSVVERHAGGQPHDMIADYAKENDVDLVVMGSHGRSGVRRVLLGSVTERTLRSTRVPVLVVDYVKDDE; from the coding sequence ATGTACGAACGCATACTCGTTCCGACGGACGGAAGCAGGGTCGCGGAAGCGGCGGTCGACCACGCGGTCGACATCGCCGAGAAGTACGGCGCGGAGGTTCACGCGCTGTTCATCGCGGACACGGACGCCATCGCCTACGGCCTCGGTACCGAGCAGGTCGATCGCATTCGCCAGGGCAACTTCCAGGGGATGACCGAACTCCGCGAGGACGCCGAGGCCGCCACCGGATACGTGAAAGAGCAGGCCGAGGCGGTCGGACTCTCCGTGGTCGAACGCCATGCGGGCGGTCAACCACACGACATGATCGCCGACTACGCCAAGGAGAACGACGTCGACCTCGTGGTAATGGGGAGCCACGGCCGCTCGGGGGTTCGCCGGGTGCTGCTCGGGAGCGTCACCGAACGAACGCTTCGGTCCACCCGCGTGCCCGTGCTCGTGGTCGATTACGTGAAGGATGACGAGTAG